The following are encoded together in the bacterium genome:
- a CDS encoding acyl-CoA dehydrogenase family protein produces MDLHLTPQALAFRDQLRTWLRANLRRPWREELRDPAATEDSLIALRRAWQKMLYEAGYLGMDWPAEWGGRGATEVEKSIFDAELSQADAPPILNILGIGLLGPALIHHGSEEQRRRFIPPMLAGDEIWCQGFSEPGAGSDLASLKTSAVLDGDHFVLNGQKVWTTFGPWADWIFVLCRTDPKDRYGGISFVLVKLDTPGVTVRPLRQITGESEFGEVFFEDARVPKEHLVGQVGDGWRIAMTVLAYERGASSLAYSERYDRDLGCLAEACRSAGRLTGAAREKIARLLVENEVMRANGIRMLATFAEGKAPGTESSLEKIYWSEFDKRFRETALDLLGPGGQLLRTSPGARPDVDWAREFLWSRAGTIYSGSSEIQRNIVAKRVLGLPQA; encoded by the coding sequence TCCGTGGCGCGAGGAGCTGCGCGACCCGGCGGCGACCGAGGACAGCCTCATCGCGCTGCGCCGCGCCTGGCAGAAGATGCTCTACGAGGCCGGCTACCTCGGCATGGACTGGCCCGCCGAGTGGGGCGGACGCGGCGCGACGGAGGTGGAGAAGTCGATCTTCGACGCCGAGCTGTCGCAGGCCGACGCGCCGCCGATCCTGAACATCCTCGGCATCGGCCTCCTCGGCCCGGCGCTGATCCACCACGGCAGCGAGGAGCAGCGTCGCCGCTTCATCCCGCCGATGCTGGCGGGCGACGAGATCTGGTGTCAGGGCTTCAGCGAACCCGGTGCCGGCAGCGACCTCGCGTCGCTGAAGACGAGCGCCGTCCTCGACGGCGACCACTTCGTCCTGAACGGCCAGAAGGTGTGGACGACGTTCGGGCCGTGGGCGGACTGGATCTTCGTCCTCTGCCGCACCGACCCGAAGGACCGCTACGGCGGCATCTCCTTCGTGCTCGTGAAGCTCGACACGCCCGGCGTCACGGTGCGGCCGCTGCGCCAGATCACGGGCGAGAGCGAGTTCGGCGAAGTGTTCTTCGAGGACGCGCGCGTGCCGAAGGAGCATCTCGTCGGACAGGTCGGCGACGGCTGGCGCATCGCCATGACGGTGCTCGCCTACGAGCGCGGCGCCAGCTCCCTCGCCTACTCCGAGCGCTACGACCGCGACCTCGGCTGCCTTGCCGAGGCGTGCCGCAGCGCCGGCCGCCTCACCGGCGCGGCGCGCGAGAAGATCGCGCGGCTCCTCGTCGAGAACGAGGTCATGCGCGCGAACGGCATCCGCATGCTGGCCACGTTCGCCGAGGGCAAGGCGCCTGGCACGGAGTCGTCGCTCGAGAAGATCTACTGGAGCGAGTTCGACAAGCGCTTCCGCGAGACGGCGCTCGATCTCCTCGGGCCCGGCGGGCAGCTGCTGCGCACGAGCCCGGGCGCGCGGCCCGACGTCGACTGGGCGCGCGAGTTCCTGTGGTCGCGCGCCGGCACCATCTACTCCGGCTCCTCCGAGATCCAGCGCAACATCGTCGCCAAGCGCGTGCTCGGCCTGCCCCAGGCCTGA